A DNA window from Solanum lycopersicum chromosome 3, SLM_r2.1 contains the following coding sequences:
- the LOC101253871 gene encoding uncharacterized calcium-binding protein At1g02270 isoform X2, producing the protein MGRKNRGTTNGRVSRIGTYAIASSIDEPNSISCTTFNILAPIYKRLNHEDQSCRESDYKANWLSRNNRILDWLLFERSSIICLQEFWVGNEELVGMYDKRLGDAGYNNFKLARTNNRGDGLLTAVHKDYFKVIAHRELLFNDFGDRVAQLLHVELLAPFAQCRTKNVRQEMLIVNTHLLFPHDSSFSMERLRQVYKILQYVDSYQKENKLNPLPIILCGDWNGSKRGHIYKFLRSQGFVSSYDIAHQYTDTDAQKWVSHRNHRGNICGVDFIWLLNPNSYRKLLKTSWRNAIFSMFKYQLRRASLTEKDAFAFLKADSDGDYITYAGFCEALRQLNLIGQCYGLSAEEINDLWLQADIDGNGVLDYNEFQHRVWNPSRSEPRDGICDESWDGIVSDTEETIGFSVKNAVLFPSEAEKGTWPEDYSLSDHAKLTVVFSPVRMLCCQLSR; encoded by the exons atgggAAGGAAGAATAGAGGAACAACGAACGGGAGGGTCTCAAGAATTGGAACTTATGCGATTGCATCGTCAATCGATGAACCCAATTCGATTTCATGTACCACCTTCAATATTCTCGCACCCATTTATAAAAGACTCAATCATGAG GACCAGAGTTGTAGAGAAAGCGATTACAAGGCGAATTGGTTGAGCAGGAACAATAGGATATTGGATTGGTTGTTGTTTGAGAGGTCATCCATTATTTGTCTTCAG GAATTCTGGGTTGGGAATGAAGAACTTGTTGGTATGTATGACAAGAGGCTTGGAGATGCTGGATATAATAATTTCAAGCTTGCACGAACCAATAATCGTGGTGATG GTCTGCTGACAGCTGTTCATAAGGATTACTTCAAGGTTATTGCTCATAGAGAGTTGCTTTTCAATGATTTTGGTGACCGTGTTGCACAGCTACTGCATGTTGAACTACTTGCACCTTTCGCACAATGTCGAACCAAGAACGTTCGGCAAGAAATGTTGATAGTGAACACACACCTTTTGTTTCCTCATGATTCAAGTTTCTCTATGGAACGTCTGCGACAG GTCTACAAGATTTTGCAATATGTGGACTCATACCAGAAAGAAAATAAGCTTAACCCCTTGCCAATCATTCTGTGCGG TGACTGGAATGGGAGCAAGCGCGGCCATATTTACAAATTCCTCAGATCTCAAGGATTTGTATCATCGTATGATATTGCTCACCAGTACACTGATACTGATGCTCAAAAG TGGGTGAGCCACCGTAATCACCGCGGGAACATCTGTGGTGTGGATTTTATATGGCTTTTGAATCCAAATAGCTACAGGAAATTGCTGAAAACAAGTTGGAGAAATGCAATTTTCAGTATGTTCAAG TATCAACTTCGTCGAGCCTCGTTGACTGAGAAAGATGCATTTGCTTTCCTTAAAGCAGACAGTGATGGTGATTACATTACATATGCTGGGTTTTGTGAAGCACTCCGGCAG CTTAATTTGATTGGTCAATGCTATGGGCTGAGTGCTGAGGAGATAAACGACTTGTGGTTGCAAGCAGATATAGATGGAAATGGAGTTCTTGATTACAATGAATTTCAG CATCGGGTATGGAATCCTTCACGGTCAGAGCCAAGAGATGGTATTTGCGATGAGTCATGGGACGGCATTGTTAGTGATACAGAAGAAACCATTGGTTTTAGTGTCAAGAATGCAGTTCTCTTCCCCAGCGAAGCTGAGAAAGGAACATGGCCCGAAGATTATTCACTTTCTGATCACGCCAAACTTACAGTGGTGTTTTCACCTGTAAGAATGCTATGCTGTCAATTGTCCCGTTAG
- the LOC101253871 gene encoding uncharacterized calcium-binding protein At1g02270 isoform X1, producing the protein MGRKNRGTTNGRVSRIGTYAIASSIDEPNSISCTTFNILAPIYKRLNHEDQSCRESDYKANWLSRNNRILDWLLFERSSIICLQEFWVGNEELVGMYDKRLGDAGYNNFKLARTNNRGDGLLTAVHKDYFKVIAHRELLFNDFGDRVAQLLHVELLAPFAQCRTKNVRQEMLIVNTHLLFPHDSSFSMERLRQVYKILQYVDSYQKENKLNPLPIILCGDWNGSKRGHIYKFLRSQGFVSSYDIAHQYTDTDAQKWVSHRNHRGNICGVDFIWLLNPNSYRKLLKTSWRNAIFSMFKYQLRRASLTEKDAFAFLKADSDGDYITYAGFCEALRQLNLIGQCYGLSAEEINDLWLQADIDGNGVLDYNEFQQHRVWNPSRSEPRDGICDESWDGIVSDTEETIGFSVKNAVLFPSEAEKGTWPEDYSLSDHAKLTVVFSPVRMLCCQLSR; encoded by the exons atgggAAGGAAGAATAGAGGAACAACGAACGGGAGGGTCTCAAGAATTGGAACTTATGCGATTGCATCGTCAATCGATGAACCCAATTCGATTTCATGTACCACCTTCAATATTCTCGCACCCATTTATAAAAGACTCAATCATGAG GACCAGAGTTGTAGAGAAAGCGATTACAAGGCGAATTGGTTGAGCAGGAACAATAGGATATTGGATTGGTTGTTGTTTGAGAGGTCATCCATTATTTGTCTTCAG GAATTCTGGGTTGGGAATGAAGAACTTGTTGGTATGTATGACAAGAGGCTTGGAGATGCTGGATATAATAATTTCAAGCTTGCACGAACCAATAATCGTGGTGATG GTCTGCTGACAGCTGTTCATAAGGATTACTTCAAGGTTATTGCTCATAGAGAGTTGCTTTTCAATGATTTTGGTGACCGTGTTGCACAGCTACTGCATGTTGAACTACTTGCACCTTTCGCACAATGTCGAACCAAGAACGTTCGGCAAGAAATGTTGATAGTGAACACACACCTTTTGTTTCCTCATGATTCAAGTTTCTCTATGGAACGTCTGCGACAG GTCTACAAGATTTTGCAATATGTGGACTCATACCAGAAAGAAAATAAGCTTAACCCCTTGCCAATCATTCTGTGCGG TGACTGGAATGGGAGCAAGCGCGGCCATATTTACAAATTCCTCAGATCTCAAGGATTTGTATCATCGTATGATATTGCTCACCAGTACACTGATACTGATGCTCAAAAG TGGGTGAGCCACCGTAATCACCGCGGGAACATCTGTGGTGTGGATTTTATATGGCTTTTGAATCCAAATAGCTACAGGAAATTGCTGAAAACAAGTTGGAGAAATGCAATTTTCAGTATGTTCAAG TATCAACTTCGTCGAGCCTCGTTGACTGAGAAAGATGCATTTGCTTTCCTTAAAGCAGACAGTGATGGTGATTACATTACATATGCTGGGTTTTGTGAAGCACTCCGGCAG CTTAATTTGATTGGTCAATGCTATGGGCTGAGTGCTGAGGAGATAAACGACTTGTGGTTGCAAGCAGATATAGATGGAAATGGAGTTCTTGATTACAATGAATTTCAG CAGCATCGGGTATGGAATCCTTCACGGTCAGAGCCAAGAGATGGTATTTGCGATGAGTCATGGGACGGCATTGTTAGTGATACAGAAGAAACCATTGGTTTTAGTGTCAAGAATGCAGTTCTCTTCCCCAGCGAAGCTGAGAAAGGAACATGGCCCGAAGATTATTCACTTTCTGATCACGCCAAACTTACAGTGGTGTTTTCACCTGTAAGAATGCTATGCTGTCAATTGTCCCGTTAG